A single region of the Streptomyces sp. AM 4-1-1 genome encodes:
- a CDS encoding glycosyltransferase family 2 protein yields MTEPAVTVVVAVYNTMPYLTECLNSLVGQSIGLDRLEIVAVDDGSTDDSGQELDRFAARYPGTVKVIHQANSGGPAAPSNRALEEATGRYVYFIGSDDYLGEEALERMVACADEHQSDVVVGKMVGTNGRYVHQALYKKNDPDISLYDSALPFTLANTKLFRRELVEKYGLRFPEHLPVGSDQPFTIEACVRARKISVLADYTYYYAVKRGDASNITYRADHLARLRCTAEIMRHAAELIEAGPKRDAVFKRHFDWELSKLLLDDFPALDPAVRREVCAGIAALMDEYFTDGLRDATAVTRRVRFGLARCGAVDELCRAITEEAEHGAPPFLLEGDRAFAPYPGFRDSAIGLPDRYFEVIGEAVPGRLAKHAELESAEWVQQGHDLSLALAVRIGITGDTASAVIGLAPKAMPKGAEKTGGRRLPVGTERPPVVGEFTRETVQDGTRTLVRARIPVQPVKARCAVRVYVDLAGSTYEIAVRTGGLPLPLARRWGAVIPYRVAAHANPKGRMVVVTGPLWASERRTGSRLRHLLSRLTKKVTR; encoded by the coding sequence TTGACTGAACCCGCTGTCACCGTTGTCGTAGCCGTGTACAACACCATGCCCTATCTCACCGAGTGCCTGAACTCGCTCGTGGGGCAGAGCATCGGTCTCGACCGGCTCGAAATCGTTGCCGTGGACGACGGATCCACCGATGACAGCGGTCAGGAACTGGACCGCTTCGCGGCCCGCTACCCCGGCACGGTCAAGGTGATCCACCAGGCGAACTCCGGTGGCCCCGCCGCGCCGAGCAACCGTGCCCTGGAGGAGGCCACCGGTCGATACGTGTACTTCATCGGCTCCGACGACTACCTCGGCGAGGAAGCGCTGGAGCGGATGGTCGCCTGCGCGGACGAGCACCAGTCCGACGTGGTCGTCGGCAAGATGGTCGGCACCAACGGCCGCTACGTCCACCAGGCGCTGTACAAGAAGAACGACCCGGACATCAGCCTGTACGACTCGGCGCTGCCGTTCACGCTGGCAAACACCAAGCTCTTCCGTCGTGAGCTGGTGGAGAAGTACGGGCTGCGCTTCCCCGAGCACCTGCCGGTCGGCAGCGACCAGCCGTTCACCATCGAGGCGTGCGTCCGGGCCCGGAAGATCTCGGTGCTCGCCGACTACACGTACTACTACGCGGTCAAGCGCGGCGACGCGAGCAACATCACCTACCGCGCGGACCACCTGGCGCGGCTGCGGTGCACCGCGGAGATCATGCGGCACGCGGCCGAGCTGATCGAGGCCGGGCCGAAGCGCGACGCCGTCTTCAAACGGCACTTCGACTGGGAGCTCTCGAAGCTTCTCCTGGACGATTTCCCCGCTCTCGACCCGGCGGTCCGGCGCGAGGTCTGCGCGGGCATAGCGGCGCTGATGGACGAGTACTTCACGGACGGCCTGCGGGACGCGACCGCCGTGACCCGCCGGGTACGGTTCGGCCTCGCCCGGTGCGGCGCCGTCGACGAACTCTGCCGTGCCATCACGGAGGAGGCCGAGCACGGCGCACCGCCCTTCCTCCTGGAGGGCGACCGCGCCTTCGCGCCCTACCCCGGCTTCCGGGACAGCGCCATCGGCCTGCCCGACCGCTACTTCGAGGTCATCGGCGAAGCGGTCCCCGGGCGGCTCGCGAAACACGCCGAGCTGGAGTCCGCCGAGTGGGTGCAGCAGGGGCACGACCTGTCGCTCGCCCTGGCGGTCCGGATCGGGATCACCGGGGACACGGCGTCGGCCGTGATCGGCCTGGCCCCGAAGGCGATGCCCAAGGGCGCGGAGAAGACGGGCGGCCGCAGGCTGCCCGTGGGAACCGAACGCCCCCCCGTCGTGGGTGAGTTCACCAGAGAGACCGTCCAGGACGGTACGCGGACCCTGGTGCGCGCCCGCATCCCGGTCCAGCCCGTCAAGGCCAGATGCGCCGTACGGGTCTACGTCGACCTGGCGGGCTCGACGTACGAGATCGCCGTCAGGACCGGCGGGCTGCCGCTGCCGCTGGCACGCCGCTGGGGAGCCGTGATCCCCTACCGCGTCGCGGCACACGCGAATCCGAAGGGCCGGATGGTCGTCGTCACGGGGCCCCTCTGGGCCTCCGAACG
- a CDS encoding Gfo/Idh/MocA family oxidoreductase, whose protein sequence is MTATGLRAGLVGLGSMGRHHARVLAGLDNVTLVGVVDPMGDKNGWAQGAPVLSTVEELIGLGVDYAVVACPTALHEEVGLKLADAGICALVEKPLADTVEGARRLVEAFESRGLVAGVGHIERCNPALRSLRARLEAGELGDVYQVVTRRQGPFPHRIADVGVVKDLATHDIDLTGWVTGEAYTSIAARTVSKSGRPHEDMVSAVGQLTGGTMVNHLVNWLSPLKERFTSVTGERGCFVADTLTADLTFHSNAAVTTEWEALRAFRGVSEGDMIRYAIPKREPLLVEHELFRDAVLGKTDDICTLRQGLRTVEVAAAVLESASTGRAVFLDDRETSPEGVAS, encoded by the coding sequence GTGACCGCCACCGGACTGCGTGCCGGACTCGTCGGCCTCGGCTCGATGGGGCGCCACCACGCCCGCGTCCTCGCCGGTCTCGACAACGTCACCCTCGTCGGCGTCGTCGACCCGATGGGGGACAAGAACGGCTGGGCGCAGGGCGCCCCCGTGCTGTCGACCGTCGAGGAGCTCATCGGGCTGGGCGTCGACTACGCCGTCGTGGCCTGCCCGACCGCGCTGCACGAGGAAGTCGGCCTCAAGCTGGCCGACGCCGGGATCTGCGCTCTCGTCGAGAAGCCGCTCGCGGACACCGTCGAGGGCGCCCGCCGTCTCGTCGAGGCGTTCGAGTCGCGCGGCCTGGTGGCCGGGGTCGGCCACATCGAGCGCTGCAACCCGGCGCTGCGCTCGCTGCGCGCCCGACTGGAGGCCGGCGAACTCGGCGACGTGTACCAGGTGGTGACGCGCCGCCAGGGACCGTTCCCGCACCGGATCGCCGACGTCGGCGTGGTCAAGGACCTCGCCACCCACGACATCGACCTGACCGGCTGGGTCACCGGCGAGGCGTACACGTCGATCGCCGCCCGCACGGTGTCCAAGTCCGGCCGCCCGCACGAGGACATGGTCTCCGCGGTCGGACAGCTCACCGGCGGCACCATGGTCAACCACCTGGTGAACTGGCTGAGCCCGCTCAAGGAGCGGTTCACCTCCGTCACCGGCGAGCGCGGCTGCTTCGTCGCGGACACCCTCACCGCCGACCTGACGTTCCACTCGAACGCCGCGGTCACCACCGAGTGGGAGGCGCTGCGCGCCTTCCGCGGTGTCTCCGAGGGCGACATGATCCGCTACGCGATCCCGAAGCGCGAGCCGCTGCTCGTCGAGCACGAGCTGTTCCGTGACGCCGTGCTCGGCAAGACGGACGACATCTGCACCCTGCGCCAGGGGCTGCGCACGGTCGAGGTCGCCGCGGCCGTGCTGGAGTCCGCCTCGACCGGCCGCGCGGTGTTCCTGGACGACAGAGAGACATCGCCAGAGGGTGTGGCAAGTTGA